One window of Pelmatolapia mariae isolate MD_Pm_ZW linkage group LG18, Pm_UMD_F_2, whole genome shotgun sequence genomic DNA carries:
- the ctdsplb gene encoding CTD (carboxy-terminal domain, RNA polymerase II, polypeptide A) small phosphatase-like b isoform X1, producing the protein MDHMSIITQVSNPKEEEIISFNQEKASQSNSSLKKQRSRGIFSTFFCCFRNYNVDSPATNTNASSPPPPVEENGSPPKCDQVEVIPVPSPPAKYLLPEMKISDYDKKCVVIDLDETLVHSSFKPISNADFIVPVEIDGTVHQVYVLKRPHVDEFLQKMGELFECVLFTASLAKYADPVADLLDQWGVFRARLFRESCVFHRGNYVKDLSRLGRELRNVIIVDNSPASYIFHPENAVPVQSWFDDMNDTELLDLLPFFEGLSKEEEVYGVLQNLRSR; encoded by the exons ATGGACCACATGTCCATAATAACCCAAGTTTCTAACCCCAAGGAGGAGGAAATAATATCATTTAACCAGGAAAAAG CGTCCcagtcaaacagcagcctaAAGAAGCAGAGGAGCCGAGGCATCTTCAGCACGTTTTTCTGCTGCTTCCGCAACTACAATGTGGACTCTCCAGCCACCAACACCAACGCCAGCTCCCCGCCTCCACCTGTTGAGGAGAACGGATCGCCTCCCAAG TGTGACCAGGTCGAGGTCATCCCTGTCCCTAGT CCGCCAGCCAAATACCTCCTACCAGAGATGAAAATATCTGACTATGACAAAAAGTGTGTGGTGATTGACTTGGATGAAACACTTGTCCACAGTTCATTTAAG CCTATCAGCAACGCTGATTTCATTGTCCCAGTAGAGATCGATGGTACAGTTCATCAG GTGTATGTGCTGAAAAGACCACACGTGGATGAGTTTCTTCAAAAGATGGGAGAACTATTTGAATGTGTGCTCTTCACAGCCAGTCTTGCCAAA TATGCAGACCCTGTGGCAGACCTGCTAGACCAGTGGGGTGTGTTTCGAGCGCGGCTCTTCAGAGAATCCTGTGTTTTTCACCGAGGCAACTACGTCAAAGATCTCAGCCGGCTGGGGCGAGAGCTCCGCAATGTTATCATTGTTGATAATTCACCTGCTTCTTATATTTTCCATCCAGAAAATGCT GTGCCAGTTCAGTCCTGGTTTGACGATATGAATGACACAGAACTCCTGGACCTGCTGCCTTTCTTTGAGGGACTCAGCAAAGAAGAAGAGGTGTACGGAGTCCTGCAGAATCTAAGGAGCAGGTAG
- the ctdsplb gene encoding CTD (carboxy-terminal domain, RNA polymerase II, polypeptide A) small phosphatase-like b isoform X2: MDHMSIITQVSNPKEEEIISFNQEKASQSNSSLKKQRSRGIFSTFFCCFRNYNVDSPATNTNASSPPPPVEENGSPPKPPAKYLLPEMKISDYDKKCVVIDLDETLVHSSFKPISNADFIVPVEIDGTVHQVYVLKRPHVDEFLQKMGELFECVLFTASLAKYADPVADLLDQWGVFRARLFRESCVFHRGNYVKDLSRLGRELRNVIIVDNSPASYIFHPENAVPVQSWFDDMNDTELLDLLPFFEGLSKEEEVYGVLQNLRSR, translated from the exons ATGGACCACATGTCCATAATAACCCAAGTTTCTAACCCCAAGGAGGAGGAAATAATATCATTTAACCAGGAAAAAG CGTCCcagtcaaacagcagcctaAAGAAGCAGAGGAGCCGAGGCATCTTCAGCACGTTTTTCTGCTGCTTCCGCAACTACAATGTGGACTCTCCAGCCACCAACACCAACGCCAGCTCCCCGCCTCCACCTGTTGAGGAGAACGGATCGCCTCCCAAG CCGCCAGCCAAATACCTCCTACCAGAGATGAAAATATCTGACTATGACAAAAAGTGTGTGGTGATTGACTTGGATGAAACACTTGTCCACAGTTCATTTAAG CCTATCAGCAACGCTGATTTCATTGTCCCAGTAGAGATCGATGGTACAGTTCATCAG GTGTATGTGCTGAAAAGACCACACGTGGATGAGTTTCTTCAAAAGATGGGAGAACTATTTGAATGTGTGCTCTTCACAGCCAGTCTTGCCAAA TATGCAGACCCTGTGGCAGACCTGCTAGACCAGTGGGGTGTGTTTCGAGCGCGGCTCTTCAGAGAATCCTGTGTTTTTCACCGAGGCAACTACGTCAAAGATCTCAGCCGGCTGGGGCGAGAGCTCCGCAATGTTATCATTGTTGATAATTCACCTGCTTCTTATATTTTCCATCCAGAAAATGCT GTGCCAGTTCAGTCCTGGTTTGACGATATGAATGACACAGAACTCCTGGACCTGCTGCCTTTCTTTGAGGGACTCAGCAAAGAAGAAGAGGTGTACGGAGTCCTGCAGAATCTAAGGAGCAGGTAG